The following proteins are co-located in the Lagopus muta isolate bLagMut1 chromosome 11, bLagMut1 primary, whole genome shotgun sequence genome:
- the GPR62 gene encoding G-protein coupled receptor 62, whose protein sequence is MQEFCPCDTDSRAAGLVPVGMASQMGPNATASLENPTIPEQSTAQEVLGLLFMVLLTITALVANVVVMVVILKTPLVRKFIFVCHLCVVDLLSAIFLMPLGIISSSSCFDRVIYSIAECQALIFLNVCFISASILTVSIISVERYYYIVHPLRYEVKMTIRLAVAGVILIWVKSVLITILALVGWPQDNGATSASRCTVYWSPGAHKKAFVIIFSITCFILPTIIIFAVYCSVYRVARLAALQHTPAPAAAPRPRCDSIASQLTIVTMRNLPLPRLAPERFLGGNKAILTLLLIVGQFLCCWLPFFAFHLHSSVGASAEGGGHSEMVVTWIAYSSFAINPFFYGLLNRQIRQELARLWRSLLHRPLGQELCLAISEASVQENVLQFLQRATCTLETHAGCISPRNKLEQGKGGCPIPGQVPEESVQEQSSVPL, encoded by the coding sequence ATGCAGGAATTCTGTCCGTGTGATACcgacagcagagctgctggcttaGTTCCTGTGGGTATGGCTAGCCAGATGGGGCCGAATGCCACGGCCAGCCTGGAGAACCCCACCATTCCAGAGCAGTCCACAGCACAGGAGGTGCTGGGCCTCCTCTTCATGGTCCTGCTCACTATCACTGCCCTAGTGGCCaatgtggtggtgatggtggtcaTCCTGAAGACGCCCCTCGTCCGCAAGTTCATCTTTGTCTGCCACCTCTGCGTGGTTGACCTCCTCTCTGCCATCTTCCTCATGCCTCTGGGGATcatctccagctcctcctgcttcGACAGGGTCATCTACAGCATCGCTGAGTGCCAGGCCTTGATATTCCTTAACGTCTGTTTCATCAGCGCCTCCATCCTCACCGTCTCCATCATCAGTGTTGAGCGGTACTACTACATCGTCCACCCCCTGCGCTACGAGGTCAAGATGACCATCAGGCTGGCTGTGGCCGGGGTTATCCTCATTTGGGTCAAGTCTGTCCTCATCACCATCCTGGCACTGGTGGGCTGGCCTCAAGACAACGGGGCCACCAGCGCCAGCCGCTGTACGGTCTATTGGAGCCCTGGGGCCCACAAGAAGGCTTTTGTCATCATCTTTAGCATCACCTGCTTCATCCTGCCCACCATTATCATCTTCGCTGTCTACTGCAGTGTCTACCGGGTGGCCCGGCTGGCAGCCCTACAGCACACAcctgccccagcagctgccccacgGCCCCGTTGTGACTCCATTGCCAGCCAACTGACCATCGTCACCATGCGGAACCTGCCGCTGCCCCGGCTGGCACCTGAACGCTTTTTGGGAGGGAACAAGGCCATCCTCACCTTGCTGCTCATCGTGGGAcagttcctgtgctgctggctgcccttcTTTGCCTTCCACCTGCACTCCTCTGTGGGTGCCTCTGCGGAGGGCGGTGGGCACAGCGAGATGGTGGTCACCTGGATTGCCTACTCCTCCTTCGCCATCAACCCCTTCTTCTATGGGCTGCTTAACCGACAGATCCGCCAGGAGCTGGCCCGGCTCTGGCGCAGTCTCCTCCACCGTCCGCTGGGCCAAGAGCTGTGCTTGGCCATTTCTGAGGCGTCTGTCCAGGAAAACGTCCTGCAGTTCCTCCAGAGGGCAACCTGCACGCTGGAAACCCATGCTGGGTGCATCAGCCCCAGGAACAAGCTGGAGCAGGGCAAGGGGGGCTGCCCCATCCCGGGCCAGGTTCCCGAAGAGAGCGTCCAAGAGCAGAGCTCCGTGCCACTGTAG
- the PCBP4 gene encoding poly(rC)-binding protein 4 isoform X2: protein MASPDRASGPREPQLSITLTLRMLMHGKEIGSIIGKKGETVKRIREQSSARITISEGSCPERITTITGSTDAVFRAVSMIAFKLEEDLGDGTAAGRTPVTLRLVIPASQCGSLIGKAGTKIREIRESSGAQVQVAGDLLPNSTERAVTVSGVPDTIIQCVRQICAVILESPPKGATIPYHPGLSLGTILLSANQGFSMQGQYSGVSPAEVTKLQQMSGHTVPFPPLGHPPSMVPGLDSNSQSSSQEFLVPNDLIGCIIGRHGSKISEIRQMSGAHIKIGNQTEGSSERHITITGSPVSITLAQYLITTWCHSALAPWISVWASRSRSLRAPAQRCLLSLPPPRLCWAPPMPSLSPTSSA from the exons ATGGCATCGCCGGACAGAGCGAGCGGCCCCAGAGAGCCGCAGCTCAGCATCACCCTGACCCTCCGCATGCTGATGCACGGCAAG GAGATCGGCAGCATCATCGGCAAG AAAGGAGAGACAGTAAAGAGGATACGGGAGCAG AGCAGCGCGCGCATCACCATCTCGGAGGGCTCCTGCCCCGAGCGCATCACCACCATCACCGGCTCCACCGATGCCGTCTTCCGCGCCGTCTCCATGATAGCCTTCAAGCTGGAGGAG GACCTGGGGGATGGGACGGCGGCAGGAAGGACACCGGTGACGCTGCGTCTTGTCATCCCGGCCAGCCAGTGCGGCTCGCTCATCGGCAAGGCGGGCACCAAGATCAGGGAGATCCGGGAG agCTCAGGGGCTCAGGTGCAGGTGGCTGGCGACCTGCTGCCCAACTCCACAGAGCGCGCCGTCACCGTCTCGGGGGTGCCGGACACCATCATCCAGTGTGTGAGGCAGATCTGTGCTGTCATCCTGGAG TCGCCTCCTAAGGGGGCCACCATCCCCTACCACCCTGGGCTCTCCCTGGGTACCATTCTGCTCTCTGCCAACCAG GGTTTCTCCATGCAGGGGCAATACAGCGGGGTCTCTCCGGCGGAA GTCACAAAACTGCAGCAAATGTCGGGGCACACCGTCCCCTTCCCACCACTGGGCCACCCGCCCTCCATGGTTCCAG GGCTGGACTCAAACTCCCAAAGCAGCTCTCAGGAGTTCCTGGTGCCCAATGAT CTGATCGGCTGCATCATCGGCCGGCATGGCAGCAAGATCAGTGAGATCCGGCAGATGTCGGGCGCCCACATCAAGATTGGGAACCAGACCGAGGGCTCCAGTGAGCGGCACATCACCATCACGGGGTCCCCCGTCAGCATCACGCTGGCTCAGTACCTCATCACCACCTG GTGCCACTCGGCCCTGGCTCCGTGGATCTCGGTGTGGGCTTCTCGCAGCCGCTCGCTCCGGGCTCCAGCGCAGCGCTGCCTGCTGTCCCTGCCACCCCCCCGGCTCTGCTGGGCACCCCCTATGCCCTCTCTCTCTCCAACTTCATCGGCCTGA
- the PCBP4 gene encoding poly(rC)-binding protein 4 isoform X1 yields MASPDRASGPREPQLSITLTLRMLMHGKEIGSIIGKKGETVKRIREQSSARITISEGSCPERITTITGSTDAVFRAVSMIAFKLEEDLGDGTAAGRTPVTLRLVIPASQCGSLIGKAGTKIREIRESSGAQVQVAGDLLPNSTERAVTVSGVPDTIIQCVRQICAVILESPPKGATIPYHPGLSLGTILLSANQGFSMQGQYSGVSPAEVTKLQQMSGHTVPFPPLGHPPSMVPGLDSNSQSSSQEFLVPNDLIGCIIGRHGSKISEIRQMSGAHIKIGNQTEGSSERHITITGSPVSITLAQYLITTCLETAKSTSQVPLGPGSVDLGVGFSQPLAPGSSAALPAVPATPPALLGTPYALSLSNFIGLKPLSFLALSPSSAAGANGGTATYTTKISAANGTKKADRQKFSPY; encoded by the exons ATGGCATCGCCGGACAGAGCGAGCGGCCCCAGAGAGCCGCAGCTCAGCATCACCCTGACCCTCCGCATGCTGATGCACGGCAAG GAGATCGGCAGCATCATCGGCAAG AAAGGAGAGACAGTAAAGAGGATACGGGAGCAG AGCAGCGCGCGCATCACCATCTCGGAGGGCTCCTGCCCCGAGCGCATCACCACCATCACCGGCTCCACCGATGCCGTCTTCCGCGCCGTCTCCATGATAGCCTTCAAGCTGGAGGAG GACCTGGGGGATGGGACGGCGGCAGGAAGGACACCGGTGACGCTGCGTCTTGTCATCCCGGCCAGCCAGTGCGGCTCGCTCATCGGCAAGGCGGGCACCAAGATCAGGGAGATCCGGGAG agCTCAGGGGCTCAGGTGCAGGTGGCTGGCGACCTGCTGCCCAACTCCACAGAGCGCGCCGTCACCGTCTCGGGGGTGCCGGACACCATCATCCAGTGTGTGAGGCAGATCTGTGCTGTCATCCTGGAG TCGCCTCCTAAGGGGGCCACCATCCCCTACCACCCTGGGCTCTCCCTGGGTACCATTCTGCTCTCTGCCAACCAG GGTTTCTCCATGCAGGGGCAATACAGCGGGGTCTCTCCGGCGGAA GTCACAAAACTGCAGCAAATGTCGGGGCACACCGTCCCCTTCCCACCACTGGGCCACCCGCCCTCCATGGTTCCAG GGCTGGACTCAAACTCCCAAAGCAGCTCTCAGGAGTTCCTGGTGCCCAATGAT CTGATCGGCTGCATCATCGGCCGGCATGGCAGCAAGATCAGTGAGATCCGGCAGATGTCGGGCGCCCACATCAAGATTGGGAACCAGACCGAGGGCTCCAGTGAGCGGCACATCACCATCACGGGGTCCCCCGTCAGCATCACGCTGGCTCAGTACCTCATCACCACCTG CTTAGAGACGGCCAAATCTACCTCCCAGGTGCCACTCGGCCCTGGCTCCGTGGATCTCGGTGTGGGCTTCTCGCAGCCGCTCGCTCCGGGCTCCAGCGCAGCGCTGCCTGCTGTCCCTGCCACCCCCCCGGCTCTGCTGGGCACCCCCTATGCCCTCTCTCTCTCCAACTTCATCGGCCTGAAGCCGCTCTCCTTCCTGGCGCTGTCCCCATCCTCCGCGGCAGGTGCCAATGGTGGCACTGCCACCTACACGACCAAGATCTCGGCGGCCAACGGCACCAAGAAAGCTGATCGGCAGAAGTTCTCGCCCTACTGA
- the ACY1 gene encoding aminoacylase-1, whose protein sequence is MERGGAGPGGRSGSGPAATAARSPGMAPGKQGKSAGASENPSVTLFREYLRIDTVHPKPDYDAAVQFLERVGTDLGLACQKVEVCQGRVVLVLTWPGTNPRLRSILLNSHTDVVPVFEEHWTYPPFEAVKDSQGNIYARGAQDMKCVSIQYLEAIRRLKAEGKSFARTIHLSFVPDEEVGGHKGMAMFLQRPEFKALNVGFALDEGLASPSDTYSVFYGEKSPWWIKVKCTGSPGHGSRFITNTAAEKLHKVITSFLAFRESEKQRLKSNTSLTLGDVTSLNLTLLEGGVSFNVVPSEMAVGFDIRIPPTVDLKAFEEQVAAWCRAAGDGVTYEFHQKCMDQQITSTEESDPWWKAFSGVCRDMKLPLKLEIFPAATDSRYIRAAGYPALGFSPMNRTPVLLHDHNEFLNEDVFLRGIDIYARLLPALASVPPLPAEA, encoded by the exons ATGgagcggggcggagcggggccgggggggcggAGCGGGAGCGGGCCGGCAGCGACGGCGGCGCGGAG TCCGGGAATGGCACCCGGCAAGCAAGGGAAGAGCGCGGGGGCCTCGGAGAACCCTTCGGTGACACTTTTCCGAGAGTACCTGAGGATCGACACCGTGCACCCCAAGCCTGACTACG ATGCAGCAGTCCAGTTTTTGGAGCGTGTGGGCACCGACTTGGGCTTGGCGTGCCAGAAAGTGGAG GTGTGCCAGGGCCGTGTGGTGCTGGTCCTCACCTGGCCGGGCACAAATCCCCGCCTGCGCTCCATCCTGCTCAACTCCCACACCGACGTTGTGCCAGTTTTCGAG GAGCACTGGACCTACCCACCCTTCGAAGCTGTTAAGGATTCCCAGGGCAACATCTATGCCCGGGGTGCCCAGGACATGAAGTGTGTCTCCATCCA GTACCTTGAGGCCATCCGAAGGctgaaggcagaagggaagagcTTTGCCCGCACCATCCACCTGAGTTTTGTGCCTG ACGAGGAGGTGGGCGGACACAAGGGCATGGCGATGTTCTTGCAGCGCCCGGAGTTCAAAGCACTCAACGTGGGCTTTGCCCTAGATGAAG GCTTGGCCAGCCCATCCGACACCTACAGTGTCTTCTATGGCGAGAAGAGCCCTTGGT GGATCAAGGTGAAGTGCACAGGCAGCCCTGGGCATGGGTCCCGCTTCATCACAAACACTGCGGCCGAGAAGTTG CACAAAGTGATCACCTCCTTCCTGGCCTTCAGGGAGAGCGAGAAGCAGAG GCTTAAGTCCAACACAAGCCTGACCTTGGGGGATGTCACCTCGCTCAACCTGACCTTGCTGGAGGGGGGAGTCTCCTTCAACGTGGTGCCCTCTGAGATGGCCGTCGGCTTTGACATCCGCATCCCACCCACCGTGGACCTGAAG GCCTTCGAGGAGCAGGTGGCTGCGTGGTGCCGGGCAGCTGGGGACGGTGTCACGTATGAGTTTCACCAG AAATGCATGGACCAGCAAATCACCTCCACTGAGGAGTCTGACCCGTGGTGGAAAGCTTTCAGCGGGGTCTGCAGGGACAT GAAGCTGCCTCTCAAGCTGGAGATCTTCCCAGCTGCCACCGACAGCCGCTACATCCGGGCG GCAGGGTACCCAGCCCTCGGCTTCTCGCCCATGAACCGCACCCCGGTGCTGCTCCACGACCACAATGAGTTCCTCAACGAGGATGTCTTCCTGCGGGGCATTGACATCTACGCCCGCCTCCTACCTGCCCTGGCCTCTGTGCCCCCACTGCCTGCCGAGGCCTGA
- the ABHD14A gene encoding protein ABHD14A isoform X2 has translation MPRGRPALLALGAVLVCVPLLLLPAARRHGPARLPANATVRAGVMPGDPAVAYREAAAPRFPASSRPDVLLLHGQAFTSGTWQALGTLALLAAEGHRAVAIDLPGSVATQWGRAAFLQRVVRQLGLQRPVLVSPSMSGRFALPFLLAHGEQLAGFVPIAPVGTREYSAVQYQQVQTPTLILYGERDTGLGQQALQSLQHLPKHRVVVLPGAGHACYMDKPEDFHQALLGFLGQLK, from the exons ATGCCCCGCGGCCGCCCGGCGCTGCTGGCCCTGGGCGCCGTGCTGGTCTGTGTCccgctcctgctgctgcccgcTGCCCGCCGCCACGGCCCGGCCCGACTCCCGGCCAACGCCACGGTGCGGGCGGGAGTGATGCCGGGTGACCCCGCCGTCGCCTATAGGGAGGCCGCCGCGCCGCGATTCCCGGCATCCAGCAG GCCCgacgtgctgctgctgcacggcCAGGCTTTCACTTCCGGCACATGGCAGGCCCTGGGCACGCTGGCGCTGCTCGCCGCCGAAGGACACCGCGCCGTCGCCATCGATCTGCCCG GCTCGGTGGCCACGCAGTGGGGTCgggcagccttcctgcagcGTGTCGTGCGGCAGCTGGGCCTGCAGAGACCGGTCCTCGTCAGCCCATCCATGAGCGGCCGCTTTGCCCTGCCCTTCCTCCTGGCACATGGCGAGCAGCTGGCCGGCTTTGTGCCCATCGCACCTGTGGGCACACGGGAATACAGCGCCGTGCAGTACCAGCAGGTCCAG aCGCCCACCCTGATCCTGTATGGTGAGCGTGACACTGGCCTGGGCCAGCAGGCCCTGCAGAGCCTCCAGCATCTCCCCAAGCACCGCGTGGttgtgctgcctggtgctggccATGCCTGCTACATGGACAAGCCGGAGGACTTCCACCAGGCCCTGCTGGGCTTCCTGGGCCAGCTGAAATga
- the ABHD14A gene encoding protein ABHD14A isoform X1, producing the protein MPRGRPALLALGAVLVCVPLLLLPAARRHGPARLPANATVRAGVMPGDPAVAYREAAAPRFPASSRPDVLLLHGQAFTSGTWQALGTLALLAAEGHRAVAIDLPGYGDSPVAGSVATQWGRAAFLQRVVRQLGLQRPVLVSPSMSGRFALPFLLAHGEQLAGFVPIAPVGTREYSAVQYQQVQTPTLILYGERDTGLGQQALQSLQHLPKHRVVVLPGAGHACYMDKPEDFHQALLGFLGQLK; encoded by the exons ATGCCCCGCGGCCGCCCGGCGCTGCTGGCCCTGGGCGCCGTGCTGGTCTGTGTCccgctcctgctgctgcccgcTGCCCGCCGCCACGGCCCGGCCCGACTCCCGGCCAACGCCACGGTGCGGGCGGGAGTGATGCCGGGTGACCCCGCCGTCGCCTATAGGGAGGCCGCCGCGCCGCGATTCCCGGCATCCAGCAG GCCCgacgtgctgctgctgcacggcCAGGCTTTCACTTCCGGCACATGGCAGGCCCTGGGCACGCTGGCGCTGCTCGCCGCCGAAGGACACCGCGCCGTCGCCATCGATCTGCCCG GCTATGGGGATTCACCTGTCGCAGGCTCGGTGGCCACGCAGTGGGGTCgggcagccttcctgcagcGTGTCGTGCGGCAGCTGGGCCTGCAGAGACCGGTCCTCGTCAGCCCATCCATGAGCGGCCGCTTTGCCCTGCCCTTCCTCCTGGCACATGGCGAGCAGCTGGCCGGCTTTGTGCCCATCGCACCTGTGGGCACACGGGAATACAGCGCCGTGCAGTACCAGCAGGTCCAG aCGCCCACCCTGATCCTGTATGGTGAGCGTGACACTGGCCTGGGCCAGCAGGCCCTGCAGAGCCTCCAGCATCTCCCCAAGCACCGCGTGGttgtgctgcctggtgctggccATGCCTGCTACATGGACAAGCCGGAGGACTTCCACCAGGCCCTGCTGGGCTTCCTGGGCCAGCTGAAATga
- the LOC125698695 gene encoding putative protein-lysine deacylase ABHD14B, translated as MRSARQDSESARKDSARLGLGQGWARLGRTRLRSGRARQGSAQLAQGSASLGSTRPLSAVPARRRPRSLRPLRPSDPGGAPRPGPVSERYRAMAGARLTEGTVTVEGQSLFYREAHPQRAPRLNVLLLHGIRFSSDTWLQLHTMAVLADAGYRAVAVDLPGLGRSKDAVAPAPVGQPAPGAFLKAVVEALGLAPAVLVSPSLSGMYSLPFLFQHGHLLKAYVPVAPICTEKFEAQQYAGVQTPTLIVYGDQDVELGQVSLSNLRHLARHQVLVLQGAGHACYLDKPEEWHRGLLAFLQQLE; from the exons ATGCGCTCGGCTCGGCAGGACTCGGAAAGTGCTCGGAAGGACTCGGCTCGGTTAGGGCTCGGGCAGGGCTGGGCACGGCTCGGCAGAACTCGGCTCCGCTCGGGCAGGGCTCGGCAGGGCTCGGCTCAGCTCGCGCAAGGCTCGGCAAGCCTCGGTTCCACCCGCCCGCTCTCGGCCGTGCCCGCCAGGCGGCGCCCCCGCTCCCTCCGCCCCCTGCGGCCTTCGGACCCGGGCGGTGCCCCGAGGCCCGGACCGGTCTCGGAGCGGTACCGAGCCATGGCCGGCGCGCGGCTCACCGAGGGCACCGTGACGGTGGAGGGGCAGAGCCTCTTCTACCGGGAGGCCCACCCGCAGCGGGCCCCGCGGCTGaacgtgctgctgctgcacggcATCCGCTTCTCCTCGGAcacctggctgcagctgcacacgATGGCCGTGCTGGCTGACGCCGGCTACCGGGCCGTGGCTGTCGACCTGCCGG GGCTGGGCCGCTCCAAGGACGCCGTGGCCCCCGCTCCGGTGGGGCAGCCGGCACCGGGAGCCTTCCTGAAGGCGGTGGTGGAGGCGCTGGGCCTGGCCCCGGCCGTGCTGGTCAGCCCGTCGCTCAGCGGCATGTACTCGCTGCCCTTCCTCTTCCAGCACGGGCACCTGCTGAAGGCCTACGTGCCTGTGGCGCCCATCTGCACAGAGAAGTTTGAGGCGCAGCAGTACGCCGGTGTCCAG ACGCCCACCCTGATTGTCTATGGGGACCAGGACGTTGAGCTGGGCCAGGTCAGCCTCAGCAACTTGCGACACTTGGCCCGCCAccaggtgctggtgctgcagggcgCCGGGCATGCCTGCTACCTGGACAAGCCTGAGGAGTGGCACCGTGGACTGCTGgccttcctgcagcagttgGAGTGA